One Ctenopharyngodon idella isolate HZGC_01 chromosome 3, HZGC01, whole genome shotgun sequence genomic window, GAGCACAACTGTGGGATTCTGGAAGTGAGAGTCCCATTCATTATAGCTTTGTATATGGGTTTTTACAATAAACCAAAatgatatacaatatattttatacttttaagttTTATATGTCATTTGCAATGTTTAATGTGATGAGCAGCTACATGCCTAATAAAAGATATCAAGTACACAGTCTTATAAACTTTATTTGTACACAGTCATAAACCTTTATTTCCTTCAGATCAACATTTCTAATGCTGTGCTTCATCTGGGAACTGGCTCTTTATTTAAAGTCAACTTCAAGACAATTCTtatatggaatattgcagtgatTTATTATAAGTGATTAATCCGTGtacatcattattttaaatcatgtgcctcataatctttaatcaaaatatcttcccttCTCTCTTGCAGCTCATCTGTTcacttctctgatgatgtgtttactggcgtgagggcggggcaacctgtcactcacatgagatccaccaatagcaaaccacaaccatccaatcaatcccccatggacaaaaacaagccccgccctacatttgttcttgttcgagaagccgtttcacacTGATATGCATCACAAACaataggggggaaaaaaactattgcaacttccgtttcatacCAACTTAAAAGTTTCTTTTAATACCTAATGACATGCAAATGAGAAAAATACTTCCGGCACCAAGGCCACTGAAAGAGTGGGTGTGCTCTATAAAGAATGTCACTCTGACaaacaagaaagaaataaagaaaatgaatacCTTGTGTAGCCACTTCCATGAAACTCTGTACTGTTGAAACTCTTTATTACAGTTTGCTGAAAAGGTGAAAATGTAGGTTTGATTGTCATACTGGACATTTTCAGTGCTATAAGCCTATAGGTACATctgatattataatatttatcagCTCGCGCATTTCCAAGTGTAAAAAGCTCAAAACCTACTTCAATATTCCCGCAGGTGCTAAAGGCAGTGAACATAACCATAAAGCCCAAGCCCAGGACGATGACGTTGAGCAGGGTCTTTCCCTCCGGACTCATGATGGCTGGAAGTCTTTAGCTCGCTGACAACCTGAAACTAGTGAACACGCAACAGCATCAGAGTCAAGTGACACCTGACACAACACTGCTATTTTCGCTAGATGCTGTATATGATCACTGCTTCCTCATGAGACCAAACAGCTATGAAGAGTGCTCAATTAAACCAAAGAAGTCATTGTATGTGTGTAATGCGAATACATTCTCTGATTCGCTGAATAATAaactattaatttataattacagATATCATTTAGGCTTGTGAATGGAGACCGAATGTGATATTTATTGTGCGAAGTAAACTTACCGAATACTCGGGTGCGCTGGTGTAAATAGCTAATTCATAATGTGAAAGCCTGTTGATCACGACGATTTCGATATGGacagaaacattttgtaaagCTGGAAAACGTAAATATATGTTAGTTTCCGACTTCTCGATCAGGATCTGCCTGTATGTCTGAAATCGAAAATGTCTGTCATGTGACTTTTCAGCTGACGCTGATGTCACTTTCATCCTCCACGAACGGATTTGTGGGTAGTGTAGTCTTTCCTTAGGTATGTAAATCAGCGAGGCATTGAGCTAAAGCGAGACGTGCTGTTGATagatattcattaaatatatttattatcacATGCATAGTTTGTATAAGTTATTTCAGTTAGATATAATTTATATTCAGTATTTGTCTAAATTTGTCTATGAAGTTCAGCGACATAAATTGCTATTTTAACATTGAGGTTCAGATTCGTCTCACATACTATCGGGAACTATATTcgttatttaacaatttataggcctatatataaaaaaacaggcttcaaaatgtgtttatttagtttgttgttttttcttttcttcttgcTCTTTTTTCGGTTTCATTTTTGTATTCATAATTGTATAATGttcaatatttgcatttaaatgaaagtgcatgtataatgtttatttaataataataataataataataataataataataataataataataataacacattGAAAATGCTAATTCTCTTCCGGGTTTTAGGAATCGCCATTTTGGGAGCGCGCGTGCGCGAGCTCATTGTTGTGTTCGCGGAGCTGCGCATCTGAGAGAAGCTTGACGACGGCAACTAGTGTTTGTTTAATTGCTGGAATACGCGAATCGACTCAGTTTTTAGACACCAATCGAAGTGAATTCTGATAGTTTGTTGGGTACGTTCATTAAAATGAGTTACGGCAGGCCTCCGCCCGACGTAGAGGGCATGACTTCGTTAAAAGTGGATAATTTAACGTACCGCACGTCGCCGGAGACCCTGAGGCGCGTCTTTGAAAAGTACGGCCGAGTCGGGGACGTTTATATTCCCCGAGATCGATACACGAAAGAGAGCCGGGGGTTCGCCTTCGTGCGCTTTCACGACAAGAGGGATGCCGAAGATGCGATGGACGCGATGGATGGAGCGATTCTGGACGGGCGAGAGCTCCGGGTTCAGATGGCGCGCTATGGTAGGCCGCCCGACTCCTACTACGGCGGGCGTCGCGGCGGGGGAGCCGCTAGAAGACACGGCGGACATGGCCGACGCAGCCGGAGGTAAACAGTGCCACATCAGAGTAAATCTGTTATATTTGTTACTAACCTCTAGGGTTGTTCTGTGTGTTTACATCGAACTACCAACCAGACGCTTTTTGTCTGTAGTTGTTTTTTCTTGCAGTAGTTCAGAAAGGTCTGCTTTCCGTGACGTTATGTGCACGTAGAGGACTGATTTTAagtcatgttttatttataggGACTTTGACTAATTTGTGCTTTTAATTACTTAAAAGCGAGTGGCTATATTTGGAATAGCTCTTATTAACTGCTCTTTTGTACGCAGAATATACTGTGCGTAGGAATACAGCAAGTGAATAATGAACCATTTTGCAACGTTTCACAAACTTTTTAAACCATTATCGAGCAGGTATTGCAGTATTTAGCATTTAAGCTAGTAACGTTACTTTGAACACAACCGCTGTTTGCATGAACTGTATAGGCTCGactcgttcacaccaagaatgattaCTACATTATCGTCAACATCAGCGTCGTCGATAACGTTTTGTGTGCCATAAACGCGCGCTGCAATTATGTAGTCTGtcgctttaaagggttagttcacccaaaaatgaaaattctgtcattaattactcgccctcatgtcgttccaaacccgtaagaccttcgttcatcttcagaacacaaattaagatatttttgatgaaatccgatagcTGTCTGACCAcattcaatgcccagaaaggtactaaagacatcattaaaatagtccacgtgactgcagtggttcaaccttaatgttatgaagtgacgagaatacttttgtgcgcaaaaaacaaaacaaaaataactttattcaacaacatgtTCTCTTCtatgtcattctcctacgctgtttacgttcagtggttccaggttctacgtcagaacgccgactctaTATAAGGCTATATTTGAaaagtttggttccaaaacgcgataaacaccattttttaaaaaaaagtttccgccaaaatcagtattgtatcaggtcggtattgaaaagtcatttattaattttacacaaaatgcgatatccgtcgtgttattctgtcatgttttctccctttctttccaaaacgcgacaaacgccagtctcctTTCTCTGCAGAACGCGATATgtccgctcaaccaatcacagcgcaccattccacgcactgtaatggcggcgctctgaatacacccggcatcctagtttttcttatctactttgtactttgtgatcaacaaaaacagaataatgaataattttgacatcattgatgaacctgtggtggtttctgcggtggggaagaaacgcaagtcatcgaaatgtaatcatttacgtgaggagattaagaagatgaggcactcgagtcgggaggaggaaaaaatgccggctgttgcttgttccacgacagcatcaaacttctgtcacggtccccaaaactgaatcatggacagtttttaaaagccgtttttaataccaatgtactcggcaaatgcgtttattttaaccgtgcggtggcgccagatactctttaatcggtaatgacaaacggagacataattcatttataacattaacaagatgactcgttgaattcattttgggagcgacggctgaatgtatttttagtaaaatgcctgtatgtaagattagtattggcaaagttcagaggctgtcatatatgtgaatcaacctactttgttgtgtattttcaatatgaaaaataacttttatattgatggattaattgcattttgaaaaaaaaaaaaaaaaaaagtgtaatggatttattgcattttggggggaaaaaaaataatcgtttttataataaacctttgaaaatcgaaatctatattttaattttttatgtttttataaccaaaagatgctatgtgaaagtttgaaacagaaaatagtggttttcatcttgccgtTTTCTTGataaagaaaacacctttttactcaaattaatcaaaatggagttatagcgttttggaaccaaactcttcatatactcctaaaagttattttagttttttagatattattattataattatattttatttttgataatctgagatttaatttttaaatttttctttATCTCCATCCACAGTCCGAGGCGTCGGAGACGCAGCCGTTCCAGAAGCAGGAGCCGCTCTCGTTCCCGCAGCCGTTCCCGTTACAGCAGGTCGCGTTCACGTTCCTATTCCCGCTCTCGCTCCAAGTCACACACTCCCCGCAAGAGGAAGTCCAAGTCTCCTTCCAGGTCTAGGTCACGTTCTCGATCCAAATCCAGGTCCCGTTCCAGAAGCCGCACACCTGCATCGAACAGAGGGTCTAAGTCCAGGTCGAGGTCTAAAAGCCAGCCAAAGTCTGCTGGGGATGAAGGACCTGCATCATCCTAAAACTCTTCAGTGGTAAGAAAACGTGACCCCTTTCTGTACTACAGTTCACTGCAATGATGTACTGGAATTCCTTATTCTTTGCAGATGCATCACATTGGTAAAAATGTGACTTGCAGAGCAGGTTTTGGTTCTGCTTTGACAATGCTGTGTTGAACTCAATGTGGAATTGTTTCCTCCAAGCTGCTGAATCCAGTATGGCAATGTAAAAGCAGGGCTGTGTGGTGCAGTTTGAGCTGTTAGAGGTGTACCTGCTCCTGTTGGGGTTGCTTTGAAGCAGATGGGTGTTTTGGTGGTGCTGAGGTACGTCTATGAGACATCGGACAGACAGCGTCCTGCCTTAGAAAAAGTAAAACACAAACTCGCTGCCAGTTGCTTGCTTTAACCTGGAAATGGGAATAAACGTAATACTTGAGTTTATAACTAGCAgtgttaaggcccgttcacaccaaaaatgaaaattataaagatatagttctaaaaatcattctaaatataaaagaatagcactgtccacaccacagctctAACGATATGGTAGGGCTGGGATAATACGTCTATTATCGATTTGTGGTGCAAAGaatctggagcgattctgatatttaCAGATGTATCGTGATTCTTTCTCGAATCGATTcagagcttagtttttaacagcagatggcactgcttgctttagaaacaccattgctctgcttgcttccagttcctttacatAGACcccttaaacttaaaataatcattcataaagttcgaaaaggttcaaatgaattacaagggtgtttgcagtgggctgtgtttacattaatcttgtgTCATAgaagcattctgagccgaggtgaAAGTGTATTTAACCACTCacatgactcagccgaacgcacgAGCGCTCTCCAGCACTCTTCctcatgagcatttgagcgaGTGGTTAAAAagtagcctagagcgccatatgctgttaaaaactaagctcagaatcgatccagaatcattgtatctatcgagaatcgatgtattgtcccagccctacgaTATAGAGGAATGATGttgttgggatcactttcagaactatttttttccagctgttgaatgatGAAACActgacaaccaatcagaatccgttctaatttaagggcttgcgcatttaaaatgtcagatgacattgcggagaagttaatggctgaggtccagaaaaagccaccactgtttgacaagtcaaacccccttctcaaggatacattaaagaaaatggatatatggaaaacaatcagtCATAATAAATAGTGAGAATTAACAATGaaatcattatgccaggctagcaaacagtgtaatataaaatgacctcaggtatccagcgctagtttcgacaacattgtcttgcttcctatgaagttgcagtgaaaaagactaggtgttgtttttattccactatattgacattgtcagctaaattcactgttagattagatcgattacactagctattcactcgaaacatagcatgctgaggacatctgccgGTTAAAGCTGCGTAAATGCGTCAAGAACCGCAagaacatgttgtacacactttgaaaccgcagcgcgtgagcttagaataaacagaccgttattgttcgttggtgtggatgcaaatatagttatcattaaagttaccgttcttggtgtgaacaggcctttaggcTGCCACTATTAAGGTGGGATGGCATGACCGAAATCTTATGGTACTTTTGACTTTGGATGcgaaacaaaatacaaatattcataGCAGATGAATTAGTCTGGCATCAGTGCAAAACAGTGTAACGTTAGTTAAAAACAAAGTATCAGACCATATTAGAAGACCAATACGGTCCTTCTGATTGGATGAGACATTGTAAAATTACCATTATGAGTACATGCATCACAGACGTCAGGCAATGCTGTCAGAAATCTAGTCTTTTTAATGGGACGTCATTAATACATCACAcgttttataattttttctgtgtatagatgtgtaaataaaaaatatttttgtataatatatgtactttgtttttgttatggTTAACTGTCCATGTCATCTTGATCCCCAGAGACTGTTTTTTCCATTATTTCCCCACCTTTCACTTTTCCATGTTtaggtgcgttcacgccatgttgtaattacgagattccgacttgtaaaaagcgttcacgtCCTGGTAGAACTCGTAATTACAACTGAATTTTGAGAGCTCCGGCTTGTACCACATGACTGCTGCAGCTCCTAGTAGAACGTCATGTGTTGTCATGATctggtaattacgacatggcgtgaacgcggCATTTTCACACGTTTCGTCACATGTCTGACCACTGTTTTGTGTTCTCTCAGGTCCGTCTCATCATGGACCGATTCTAAATGTGTGACCTCGGTTGGAGCCTGAGGAACCCCAGAGTGAAAACCCTGAAATCTACACAAATGCTACATGGGTCTAAAGGTCATTATGACTGATTGGCATATTCAACCTGTTCAAGAGTTATACAGCCCTTTGTTCTTTGTATACATTGTTCCTGTTTTCAGTgaggttgttttaaatgtgtatgtcCTTTTTAATTCGTTGAGTAGGACGAGCATCACAATTCTATTGGCCTTTAAGGTAAACCTGTTTCGGTGATGGTTCTGAGCGTGCTAGCCGCACCTCACTTGTCACTTTTGTAAGACGCTGTTTAGAGATTATTTTAGATTTGgcttatttgttgttgttaaaaatcTGCTTTAATCTGCAAATGCATACAATTATTtctatgctttattttaaaatccttTGGAAAGTATGAATAGCTTGTGTTCTGATTGCTGTATATTACTGATATATTCCTGATGTTAAACCaatttttgtatttctttttttttttttttttttaaatagtttggcTTTTCGTGTGTGATTATTTGGATTCTAACCCAATGTCTTGTGTATTTTTTGTGCACTAGGCGCAGTTGTCTAGCTGTTGAGTTTTGCTGGTTAGCTGTTAAGATCCGGTGTTGCAGTGCTGAGTGCTTGGCTGTTTCCGGTTTTCTCCAGTTTGCTGCTGTTGCAGGTGTGGTCGAGGTCAAGCAGCATCTGCAAAAAAATTCGGTGGCCGAAGCGCTGTCGTCTGTCAAATGTCTTTTACTTTGTTACAGTTTGGAAAGTTGGAGTATCTTAAACTATACCGATAAACTTTGTTCTgtccttttgatttttttgtttcttcaaTAAATCTGTTTATTGAATTACTTACTTTTGTCTTGGTGTCATAGCAAAATGTGTTCTTGTctgggttattatagttaaaaaaaaaaagaagaatgttGTCACTTcacttgaaataaaacaaatttgaaccaaaataaattaaaatgtaaaaaaaaaaaaaaaacccttaatgGTGAAGTATGTAGTCTCTGCGACACTAGTGGCACCTAGTGGAATtgcaaaaatacagcatattttgcaCGAGCTCAGACTTCACGAACAGCTCTTACGGGTGCTTGTGAAGGCACGTCAACAGGTAAATGTagctactttcaataaaagctcCAACATATTAGGaatacttttagctgtgttATGTGTCATGAGTAAGCAACTGAATAGAGACTAACACTAACACGAGCGCCTCGCTAAATAAACCCATCCAACACATCTGCACcaggcgttttttttttttttttttttttaatggcacaTCTCAACTATTTGATACATCAAAGTAAACATTATAAACTGCTACAAATGTCTCTGAACAGGTGCATGATGATGCTGGTTAATCTTTGAAGACTCCTGTACCCAAAGCTGAATGTCTTTTCCCGTACGTCAGCTGTAGTTCCACTGCGCACAGATTTGGGGAAAGTTATTTttcaaaagtaatgcattacaatattgcatactccctaaaaaagtaactaattgtatTAGTTACTTTtcatgaaaagtaatgcgttacgttTTGATGAAtgctgaatctgtttttgtgcaagtgagatgagaaAATGCCTGCTTAAATTTAGTCTAGAATTACAATTACCttaatgtttacacagcgcacatgTGTCTGCACTTAATACCGATTTCTTTCAACGTCATTGGGACAGGACAGCTGGGAAATGGGAAAAAAGTAACTccgatattttgttgtaaatgtaaaagtaatgtgtaaaaaagtaatctgattacgtaactcacgttacttgtaatgcctTACCCCATACACTGGCCCCACACCAGCTAAACACCCtctgcctgctacagtagccacgccccaaactctcgcTATTGGTTGAGCTGGAAAGTGATTGACAGATCTGAGCGGACCGCTCTCAATGTTTAGATGGTGCCTGGGAGgctcaatgtttacacttttgggGGAGATAAACCCATGAATGGCTTACTAATagtagtcaatgaacaataaactgggttaagagaatgtaatttaacataaaaaaaatcttacatacattaccatttaagcttattttatttcagctagttgccaaggcaacagttcttattttcatttagtttaagttgtacttaaaaaaagactgaaactgaaataataaaaaatagacatatttaaaaaaaaaaaaaaaaaaaaaaaaaaaactaatacaaatgacaaacaacaaaatttctaaaactttaacaaattaaaaagaaaaaaaaatacaattttaaacacTGAtaaataggtaacactttacaataaggttcattagttaacatgaactaataatgaactgcacttatacagcatttattaatctttgttaatgttaatttcaacatttactaatacattattaaaatcttgttagcattagttaatacactgtgaactaacatgaacaactgtattttcattaactaatgttaacgaagattagtaaatacagtaacacatgtattgctcatggttagttcatgttagttaatacattaactaatgcttaactaatgaaccttattgtaaagtgttaccggtaaatataatagtatctcaatgatgttaaaataacactggttctTGACCTATATTAGCATAATCTATCATAATAAACCCATTTCATTTCTGGAATCTGACATTTTTCAAGTGAAGGAGTAAAATGTAGGGCAGAGTTTTATCAGGACATGTTATATACAAGATGGAGTGAGTTGGAAGGCaaggtttaaaaaaagatttttattttatatacaagtTTATCAGACACAAATACGTCAAAACACCTTTCTTGTTATAATCATCATTTGTACAGTATGATTCCCAGGAAGTGTTGATCCAGCAAGATGGTTTTTGTTTGCATCAAATGTTTCTAGTGGAACATTAATGCATTTCAGATCCCACTTGTGTAACAAAGCATCTATGGACCAGTCCGCACTGcaacaacagaaataaaaagtGTATTAGTTTTAAACTAGGCAAGTTGAATGGTGAATAATTATGAAAGCAGAACtctatatattacatttatcaCGCCAGTTCCTAACTCTAGTGTACTAATTTTGCAAGACTGATTTATGCAGAGTTCCCACAATTGTGGAAATAACAGAGAATTTCAAATTGTTATTTTCAAGAATGGAAATTTAAtggaaatgaataaaatcttAAGGTTATGAGAAtttctataatatatattttcttatgTTCATATTTGAGCTACAAATTGCTCTTTGTCAGTGTAATCTCTTAttagacacatttttaaaatccttaTCCAAGAAGCACAaacatatggaagcttgtttccaccatggaataaaaaaatgaaaaaaggtaattgagacattttatcttgcaattctgactttataacacgcaattccaagctatctcaattctgagaaaaagtcagaattgcgaataaagaagtcgcaattaccttttttaattgcaagtttatatctcgcaattctgactatcacaattgcgagtttattatgtgcaattctaactttatttcttgcaactGCCAATTTTtaactcacagttctgactttttcttaGAATCGTCAGATATatacttgcaattgcaagaaaagagtcagaattgtaagataaaaagtcacaattaccatttttaattctgtggctgaaacaagcttccatacaaatgGAAAAGTTATAGTTATTAATTTGTCAGAAAGTGTGGGAATCCTGTTTATGGAATTTAAATATATAGACGCTTTCTGCGCAAGTAATGCAAGTAATGTTTGTTTCATCACCTTCTCTCCTGGTATGTAGTCCAGAATTGAGCATGAGGGTTTCTCCTTACAAGAAAGGAGATGGTCACAAGCACGTCTTCAAAATCTGTCCAAAGCaatgttttgtttaatgtttagtAACATTTAAGCAGAAGATAAACCATGGAAAAAAATCCTCACCTTCAGGTTCATAGAATACATCTGATCCCAAGATAATATCTACAGGTGGCAGAGAGAGGAGCTCCGGCGATACCCGTCCCCAGGTGAGTCCGATCACAGGCACGTCGGGAAGGTTATTGATGTCACAGGAGCGCCTGCAGTTCCTCAGACAGAGCGGGAGTTCAGCACtgtctgacaaaatcacatGAGCTCCACACTTGGCAGCCACCACACCAGGCAAACTCACCCCGGCACCAAGCTGCAACATAAATGGACACTGTTTATTACCCTCATTATTGTGTTCCAGGGGAAATATGACCCAAATTCAATTAGCTTGaaacacttttttatttgtgactttttctcatttagaGTCATAAATGTGCATGGAAAGTCTGACACATAGATGTGTATTAGAAAATCTGTACAAATCTTGGTGACTACGATGGTGTTAAGGTACAGTCACATAAGTGAAATTTTgcaaaaaaaggtccattgtcaatagtgatatataaaacagttcaaacagAAGCCACTTTCAAATCAGCTTTCTATTggtcaataaatattttgtactaACACAAAATTCTAGATTTCATGGATGTCTATTTTTAATGGATTTCACCTGCAAAAATTCTCTGAACAATGATAAATGTGACCAAAACCAATAGATGTCAGTTTGACCCCCAACACCAATAGCGTACCCATTTTATTATAGGgttaagttcacccaaaaatgaaaattcagtcattaattactcaccctcatgtcgttctacacccgtaagaccttcgttcatcttcagaacacaaattaagatatttttgatgaaatccgatggctcagtgaggcctctattgacagcaagacaattaacactttcagatgcccagaaagctactaaagacgtatttaaaacagttcatgtgactacagtggttcaaccttaatgttatgaagtgacgagaatactttttgtgtgccaaaaaaatgacgacttttcaacaatatctagtgatgggcgatttcaaaacactgcttcatgaagctttacaaatcttttgtttcgaatcagtggt contains:
- the mettl23 gene encoding methyltransferase-like protein 23, whose amino-acid sequence is MNESSHTLIEKSFTFQDCEDSQSLTVSIPEVLDPQYGMYVWPCAVVLSQYVWMAREELQNKTVLELGAGVSLPGVVAAKCGAHVILSDSAELPLCLRNCRRSCDINNLPDVPVIGLTWGRVSPELLSLPPVDIILGSDVFYEPEDFEDVLVTISFLVRRNPHAQFWTTYQERSADWSIDALLHKWDLKCINVPLETFDANKNHLAGSTLPGNHTVQMMIITRKVF
- the srsf2b gene encoding serine/arginine-rich splicing factor 2b; translated protein: MSYGRPPPDVEGMTSLKVDNLTYRTSPETLRRVFEKYGRVGDVYIPRDRYTKESRGFAFVRFHDKRDAEDAMDAMDGAILDGRELRVQMARYGRPPDSYYGGRRGGGAARRHGGHGRRSRSPRRRRRSRSRSRSRSRSRSRSRYSRSRSRSYSRSRSKSHTPRKRKSKSPSRSRSRSRSKSRSRSRSRTPASNRGSKSRSRSKSQPKSAGDEGPASS